The region GGCAACTTCTTATGCTTTTGATAATGTTGATGTAAAACGATATCCACGTTATTATAATACGCCAAATCAAGAAATGTTATGTAAAAAAATTGCAGCATTAGAGCATACCGAAGATGCCTTAATTTTTACGTCTGGTATGGCAGCAATTTCGTCAGCCATGTTTGCTTTCTTGCAAAAAGGAGATCACGTAATTATTCAACAAGTAATTTATGGAGGCACGTATAATTTAATCGTTACAGAATTTGATAAATACGGAATAGAATATTCTTTTACAGAAAGCGATTCAGCAGATGATTTTACACCTTTGATTCAAGATAATACAAAGATTATTTATATTGAAACACCTTCCAACCCATTATTAGGAGTTACAGATATGAAAGCAATTGCTAAAATTGCAAAAGAAAATAATATTGTAACCATGATTGATAATACGTTTGCATCACCTATTAATCAAATGCCTGTTGAATTTGGTATTGATATTATTATACATTCTGCAACCAAATATATGGGCGGTCATTCTGATATTTCTGCAGGTGCAATTGCCGCCTCTAAAGAGCATATTGCATTGATTTGGAAAACGGCTATAAATTTAGGTGGTAATTTAAGCGATCAAACCGTTTGGTTATTAGAGCGGAGTTTAAAAACATTAAATCTACGGGTAAAAGAGCAAACAAAAAATGCTCAAATTATGGCGGAATATCTAGAACAAAACCCTAATATTGATACCGTTTATTATCCAGGATTAAAAAGTAATCCGCAGTATGAATTGGCTAAAAAACAAATGAAAGGTTTTGGTGCCATGCTCTCTTTTGAACTTCAAGAAGGAATTGATGCCATGCAATTTCAAAACTATTTACAATTGATAAAACCTTCTATGAGTTTAGCCGGTTTAGAGAGCACAACAGTAAGCCCTGCACAAACAACACATGCTTTATTAAGTGAAGTAGAGCGTTTAGAAAGAGGTATAAAAGACGGATTAATTCGTTTTTCTGTGGGTATTGAGGAAGCAGAAGATTTAATTGCAGATATTGAACAAGCCATAAATAAAGTAAAGAATTAAAGCTTTACTTTATTTATGGCTTGTTTTTAAAACTCCTTTTCAAATTATTTAAATCCTATAATACCGTAATAAATCGTTTGTCTTAGGCTTATTTATTATAAAAATACAGCAATGAAGATTGTGCTCATTTTTTGTAATCTCTAAGAATTAAAAAATACTTTAATTTATTGGTGTCATTGAGTTCTATCTAAATGTACATCAATAATAAAATCAAAAAAGGCTAGATTTTAAATAGTCATAAAAATCTAGCCTAAAAAGAATTACAAGTGTTCTAAATGATGATGTTCATCAATTAAGGGGCCGCCTTCCATAATTTGTTCAGAAGCTTCTGCTGTAAATTTCTCAAAGTTTAAATGGAAATAATGAGACAATTGAATTGCTTTGCTTATATATGCACCTTTTTGTAACCAAGTATTCATTGGGTCTAACATTTCAATCGGAACATTAGGGCAATATTTAGGCATATATAAGCCAAAAATTGGGTGTTGTTCATATTCAACATTATCTAAACTACCTTTTAAAATTTCGGTAATCATTGCTCTTGTATATTTTAATTTAATACGAGAACCAACACCATAAGGTCCGCCAGACCAACCTGTGTTCAGCAACCAAACATTTACACCAGCTTCCGTCATTTTTTTACTTAACATTTCTGCATATTTAGCTGGGTGTAAAGGCATAAAGGGTTCGCCAAAACAAGCTGAAAAAGAAGGAACAGGCTCGGTAATTCCAGCTTCAGTACCTGCAACTTTTGCAGTATAGCCAGAAATAAAGTGATACGCTGCTTGCCCTGGAGTTAATTTAGAAACAGGAGGCAAAACACCAAAAGCATCACATGTTAAAAAGAAAATATTTTTAGGGTTTCCTGCAAATGAAGGTTCCTTTATATTGTCGATATGGTATATTGGGTAGCTTACCCGCGTGTTTTGTGTAATCGAACTATCCATATAATCAACATCGCCATTTTTATCAAAAACAATATTTTCTAACAAAGCACCTGGTTTAATAGCTCTAAAAATATCGGGTTCTTTTTCTTCTGATAAATCAATTACTTTTGCATAACAACCACCTTCAAAGTTAAAAATATTGTTTTCTGCTGTCCAGCCATGTTCATCATCACCGATTAATTTTCTTTTAGGATCTGCAGATAAAGTAGTTTTTCCTGTTCCAGACAATCCGAAGAAAATGGCTGTATCACCATCTTCGCCAACGTTTGCAGAACAATGCATTGGTAAAACATTTCTTTCAACAGGTAAAATTAAGTTTAAAGCAGAAAAAATTCCTTTTTTTATTTCTCCTGTATACGCAGAACCCCCAATTAAAGCTATTTTTTTTGTAAAGTTAATGATTGAGAAATTTCCTTGACGAATTCCGTATGCTTCAGGATCATCGCAAATATATCCTGGAGCACATAAAACTAACCAATCTTCATCAAAAGCAACATGTTCATCTTCTGTGAGTCTTAAAAACATATTGTAAACAAACGAATTAGACCAAGGGTATTCTGTGATTGTTCTAATATCTGTTCTAAAAGTTGGGTCTGCACAAACATAACCATCTCTTACATATAATTCTCTATTAGATAAATAAGATAAAACATTTTGCTCTAATTTATCAAAGTTCTCTGAAGAAACTGGTTTATTTGTTTTGCCCCACCAAACTTTATCTGCTGTATATTTATCTTTTACAATAAAACGATCTTGTGGAGACCTACCTGTAAACGTACCCGTGTTAATAGCTAAAGTTCCATTTTTTGTCTCTTTACCCATTCCTTTTTCTATGGTTATCTTCTGCAGTTCTTCCGGAGATAAATTCCAGTTAACTGTTGAGTTTTTAATCCCATAGATTCCTAAATCTGATTTTTTTGGAATAATTGATTGCGTTTTCATAATAGATCTTTTAAATTAATATATTAAAATGGCCAAATAATTGGCACGAGAATTAAGGTTGTAATTAAAAACAGGATTAAAAGAGGCAATCCTACTTTAAAATAATCTAAAAATTTATAGTCGCCAGAACTCATTACCATAGCGTTTGTTGTGGTGCCTATTGGCGTTAAAAATGCTGTTGATGCACTAATTGCAATTGTAATTAGTAAGGGTTCTGGTGATATATTTAAAGTGCTTGCCGCTAATAATACAATCGGAGCCATTAAAACCGCAGTTGCCGAGTTATTTATAAATTGACTAAATGTTGTTGTTAATAAGAAAATTCCACCTAATAAAAGTGTAGGGTTATCGCTCCCTAAAACACTAATTAAAGAATTAGAAATCATTTCTGCTGCACCTGTTTTTTGAATAGCAAGTCCCATCGGTATCATAGCAGCAATCATAATTACACTTGTAAAACTGATACTTTTATATGCTTTAGAAAATGGCACACAACCTGAAAACAATACAATTCCTGCAGAAATTAATGCTGCAATTGAACCCGGAACAACTTTTAAAACTAACAGTACAATCATTAAAATCAAAGCTCCGAGTGCAATAAAAGATTTAGGGGTTAATTCGTCTACATCTTTTAACATTTCATCCGGTCTACCCACTATAACAACATGCTTGTGCTGCCCTTCTAGGTTTTCGATATTTTCCCAGGTACCTCTAATAATAAAACTATCTCCGGCTTCTACGGTTAAAACATCTTTTAAAAATGGTTTTTGATGTCTTGATGTTGCTAATAATTGAATTCCGTATCTTTTAAAATACTCGTGTAATTTTATTTCTCTTCCCACTAAAAAAGATTGTTGCGTTACAATAACTTCAGACATACCTACTTCTTGATTAATTAAATTATGTCTCAATTCAGTTTTTGCAGATTCTTTTGCCAATAAGCCCAACCTAAAAGTAATCATCAACTTGTTAATATCTTCTGTATGCCCTTTTACGGTAATAATATCATGATATCTAAGTTCTGTACTTTCCTCTGGTAACTCTATAAAAGGTTGCGTGCCTTTTAATCTATTTGGATGTCTTCTTTTTAAACGGATAATATTTACTTTATATTTTTTTTCTAAATCCCAATCAGATATTTTTGTATTTAACAACGGAGATATAGATCTAATTCTTAATCTATAATAATCATTATCTATTTTATATGCTGAAATCCATTCGTGCAAAGTAGCATCGATATTGATGGGTTTGTTATTTGTTTTATTTTCAGGAAGTAATTTAAAACCAATATATCTAAAATATAAAATAGCAATAATTAAAAGAGGCAAACCGATTAAACCAAACTCGAAGAAAGAAAATCCTTCAAAACCAGCTTCTATTAAAGCATTATTTGCAATGATATTGGGAGGTGTTCCTGTTAAGGTTAATAATCCACCAGTATTTGATCCAAAAGCGACAGGAATTAATATTTTAGAAGGCATGGTTCCAATACTCCAAGCAGAAGAAATTGTTGCGGGTAATAAAGTAGCAACGGTACCTGTATTGCTTACAAAACCAGAAAGTACTCCTGATCCTAAAGTTATAATTACTAGTAATTTAGGGATGCTTTTACCTGCTAATTCAATCAATTTTTTACCTGCTAAAGCCGTCCAGCCTGTTTGAGATAAGCCTTCTCCGATAATGAATAAAGCCGCAATCATAATCACCGTTGGATTGCTAAAACCGCTTAGGGTTTCTTTTAAATCTAGTACACCGCATAAAAATAAACTTAACATAGAAACCAATGCAACAACATCTGGAGAATATTTTCCCCAAACAAATAAAGCAATGGTAATAATTAAAATGGTAAACATTAAATACATCATAATTTTTTAAATTGGAATTTTAAAGTTTTAGTTCAATAGTTTTTACTAACGTAAATTTATAGGGAAACTGACCTGTATTTTATGACAAAGGTCATACTTGTAGCACAGATATCATTATTATGATTATAATAAAAATAAGCCTATTATTCATTTAAAAATGAAAACGAAAACGAAATAGAATTCTTACTTTCAAATATAATCTGTAAAAAAAGATTATTTTTGTTGCTAATATATTGAGGATTCTTCGGAAGAAAAGAAATTATTTGCTAAATCATAGCAAATTCTAATAAATTACATGCAGAAATTAAATTTTTAAACAAATTATGAAATTAGATATAGTAGCTTTTGGAGCACATCCGGATGATGTAGAATTGAGCTGTGGAGCAACAATTGCGAAAGAAATTTCTTTAGGAAAAAAAGTGGGAATTGTAGATTTAACTCGAGGCGAATTAGGTACTCGTGGTTCTGCTGATTTAAGAGATATAGAAGCTGCCAATGCTGCAAAAATATTAGGCGTTTCTGTTCGTGAAAATTTACGCTTTGCGGATGGATTTTTTACAAATGATAAAACGCATCAATTAGAAGTGATAAAGATGATTCGTAAATATCAACCAGAAATAGTCTTTTGTAATGCTATTGATGATAGGCATATTGATCATCCTAAAGGAAGTCAATTAGTTTCTGACGCTTGTTTTTTAAGCGGATTGGTGAAAATAGAAACGGAAGTTGACGGCAAGAAACAAGAAAAATGGAGGCCTAAACATGTATACCACTATATACAATGGAAAAACATAGAACCTCATTTTGTAGTTGATGTTACTGGTTTTATTGATAAAAAAACGGCATCTATTTTGGCGTATTCTTCTCAGTTTTACGATCCAAAAAGTAAAGAACCTGAAACGCCTATTACAAGTAAAAATTTTAAAGAAAGTATTAATTATAGAGGCAAGGAGCTAGGGAGACTAATTGGTGTTGCTCATGCAGAAGGTTTTACGTCAGAGCGTTATATAGCCGTAGAAAATTTAGATAAATTAATTTGATTATTTGTTGTTTTAAAAAAGAAAAAATATTTATATTTGCACCCGAAATTACATGGTGGTTGTAGCTCAGTTGGTTAGAGTATCGGTTTGTGGTACCGAGTGTCGCGGGTTCGAGTCCCGTCTTCCACCCAAAAAGTAAAGTCTTCTCATTTTTTTGAGAAGACTTTTTTTGTGTAACTAAATAAAGTTAACTAATTGATTATTAGTTATATAATTTATTTTAAATTATTTAAAGTTTCTACTACTTCATTTCTTTTTCTAACAGAAACAGGAATATTAGTTCTATCTTTTAAAATGAGGTAACCTCCATCAGATTTTATAAATTCTTTGATATATTTTATATTGATTAAATGACTTTGATGTACTCTTAAAAATTGATGTTCTTTTAACATATCGGCATAATATTTTAAGGTTTTAGAAACCAATATTTTCTGTTTGTTTTCTAGGTAGAAAGTTGTGTAATTATTATCTGACTTGCATCTTAAAATTTCTGAAATTTGAACTACTATAATTTTTTCTGAAGTATGCAAAGATATTTTTTGTGATATTCTATTCGGATTTTTGATAGAGTCTTGTAAAACAGCGATTTGTTCTTTGTTTGGTTGCATTTGTTCTTTTGCTTTTTTAATAGCATTCGCCAAATCTTCATTAGCGTAGGGTTTTAAAATATAATCAATCGCAGCAAATTTAAAAGCCTTAATGGCATACTCATCACTTGCAGTCACAAATATTATTTTTGATCTTAAATTGGGCACTATTTCTAGAATATCAAAACCAGTTCCATCGCCGAGCATAATATCTAAAAACAAAATATCTGGATGCCTTTTTTGTAATAATTTAGCCGCTGAAATTACACTATTGGCCTTTCCAATAATTTCAATTTCAGGATGATATTTCTCAACATCCTTACAAAGCATTTGTAAAGCTTCAGGAATATCGTCTACTACAATAGCTGTATATGTTTTCATATTACGTTATTTTTTCTAATTTAAAAACTGTTATTTCTGGCCTTACATTAAATCGTATTTGATGTAGGTTTCCTAAAGCTCTATTAATATAGAGTGTTCTGCCTTCTTTTAAAGTAATTTCTCCAGCAATATATTCTTTGTTTTTTACCGGTAAAATAGGCGGATTTAAAAAAGGAGGTTTTACTTGACCACCGTGTGTATGCCCTGCTAAAATCCAACCTTCATAGTTGTTCCAAACATCTAAATCACAAACATCTGGGTTGTGACATAAAACCACATTAGCATTTTTAGCATTGTGTTTGTTCATTATTTTTTTAGGATTAAAATTTAATCCCCAAAAATCATCCAAACCAATAATATGCAATCCATTGAAATTATATTGCTCATTTCCCAAAATTTTTATTCCCGCATTTTCTAGGATAGCAGTAATGGTATTTGCCACATTTTGTTCCGACCAATTATGACCATAATCATGATTTCCTAAAACCCCTGCAGTTCCTAATTTCCCTTTTACAGCATGTTTAAAAACTTCAGCTAATTTGGCAGCTTGAGCTTTGTCTCCATGATCAACAAAATCTCCGGTATATACTACAAAATCTGGATTGTATGCTTTTGCTTTTACAAAAGAGTCGATTATATATTGATAATTAAACCGATTACCAATATGAATATCACTAATTTGAAGGAGTGTTTTTCCAATTAAATTTTCAGGTAGATTTTTTATGGGCATTTTTTTATGAACAAATTCTAACCAAAAAGGTTCAATTTGCCAGGAATAGGTGCCGCCAATAAATCCTAACCCAAAAGTTGCGATAAGTGCTTTTTTAATAAATTTTCTTCTTTGCATTAATAATCTGTTTTTAACGGAATTTTGAACCAAATTTTAGTTCCTTTAATTACAGAATCTTCGATAATTTCATCAATAGAAAATGAATTTTTTGTTGTAATATTTTCTATTCTCTCTTTAAATACTTTTAAAGCTACCGAAATATGATTAGAATTTTCTTTTCTTTTTTTCGATTCCCGAATTCCTATGCCATTATCAAGGATTAAAAAATTTAAAAAATGATGTTTTACCTCAAACTTTATGATGATTTTTCCTAAAGTATTTTTTTGAAATGCATGCTGGATACAGTTTTCTATAAAAGGTTGTAGAAGCATAGTCGGAATTAAAATTTCATCTGCGTCAATATTATTTAAATTTGTTTCTATATCATAAGTAAATGATTTAGAACTCATTCGTTGCTCTAACTCAATATAATTTTTTAACAGCTTAATTTCTTCTTGTAAGGTAATTTCTTCTTTTCTAGAATTATTTAAAATACCTCTTAACAAAACTGAAAATTTTGAAATAGTCGTATTTAACTCTTCGGTTTTACCCGAATTACCGAGGGCTTTAATTCCGTTTAAAACATTAAATATAAAATGTGGATTCATTTGCAATTGCAACGCTTTTTGCTCTAAAGACAATACTCGATTTTTTACTTTTAATTTGTTTAGTTTTTCTTGATGATTCTTATGAATCTTTCTTAAATAGTAATCTAAAGAGAGATAACCAATCAATAATAAGGAAATTATACACGTAAAAATAAACCATGCTTTTTGATAAAAAGGAGCCTCTACTGTAAAAGAAAGAGATTTCATGTTACTCTTTTTATCTTCTATTTTAGATTGCACTTGAAATTGATATCTGCCGCTAGTTAAGTTCGGAAATTGAACGGTATTGTTTTTTGACCAAGGAGAAAAGCCATTCACCAATTGATAACGGTATTGTATTTTTTTAGGCTTTAATAGATTCACAGATTTAAAAGTGATCGCAATATTGTTATCAGAATTTAAGAATTTTATTTTTTTATTGAATAGTAAAGAATCTTTATATTGATGATTTACTGCCAAATGCTCAAAGTGAATTGTTGGTTTTTTTTCAAAGCTAGTGAATTGATTTGTTGTAATTATTTTAGACAATCCTTTATTTGTGGCAATCCAAGTAGTATTTAAATTATCTTTAAAAACGTTTGCTATAGAGTTGGTATTTAAAGAGTTGTACTTGTTTATTTTTTGTTTAAAAGAAAAGGAGGGAAGCACAAAAACTTCTATTCCGTCTGATTTTGAAGTTACCCAAATTTCATTTTTTAGTTTTTTTACTGCCGTTATATTTTCTAAAGTTGTAATTTTTTGTACTACAGACTTTCCATCAATGATATATAAACCATTTTGTAGACTTGCTGCAATCATTCTATCCTCAAATTTTTCTAAAGAAATGATATTTTCTTCTAAAACTTTATAAATGTTTTTAGGTTTTAGCAAATCATCTAATTTCCATAACCCATTGTTAGAAGCTATATAAAAGGAATTCTCATAAAAAATTAGATCATTAATTATAGAGAAATCTAATATAGAATTAATTTTAATAGGTTGCAGGGAGTTTTCTTTTAAAAGATAAATTCCCTCTGTGGTGCCAACAAAAATATTTATATGATTAGAAAATATTTTTAGGACTTTTTTAGATTCAAAAATTTGCTCTTTCGACTTGTTTTTAATGAATAATCCGTTTTCTAAACCAGCATAAATAATCTTGTTTTTAATGAAAATACTATTGGTTTTTAACTTGTTAATCTGAGAGAAATCATTTCCATCAAATTTTACCAAACCTGCATGAGTAGCCATCCATAAATAACCAATTTCATCTTGTGTTAGATCATAAATGATATTTGTGGGCAAACCATCATCCGTAGAAATATTTTTAATGCTTGTTTGTTGCGCATATATCTGAGCGCTAAAAAGTAGGATAAAAAAATAATTAATTTTCGTATTAAGAGACATAAAACAAACTTACTAATTAAAACGTCATGATACCATATTTTGTATAATGACGTTTAAAAAATTACCTTTCTACGGCTTATTTCATGGCATACAAACGCTTATTATTGGTGTCTGGTTGTATGTATCGTAGTTCTCCATAAGGCTTAATTAATGGTTTTAAAACTACTAAACCTGTCGATTTTCCTGTGATGATTAAGGTGCTGTTTTTCATTCTGTAGGTCCATCTAAATTTTTCAATAGGAATCTTTAATTGCTCCACTTTTGCATATAAAACTTCTTGTTGTTCTATAAAATCCATGAGTTCTTCTTGAGATTGGAAGGTTGGTACTTCATCATCTGAATTATGGTAATCTAATTCAAATTTTAATGGAATTAAAAATTGAGTGGTATATGCTTCGCCTACAAAACGTTCTTCTTCATTTTGAAGTGCTTCATACCAATTGATGTCTTTTTCTTCTGGATATTTATTGGCAATTTCTTTGGATAAATCTACTTTACCAGGAGAATTGGCAGTTGGATAAAATACATAATGAGGTTTTGCTAAATAGTGATTTGAAAATTCACCATTAAAAATTGAAAAATAAGGGGATGCCAACACATTTGGTAATTCATGAGCACAAAAAGCATCTCTAAAAGCACTCATTAATTCCTTATTCTCACCAATACCATTAGCATGAAAAATAATTTTTGTGTTTTCATTTACACTTTCCTGTAAAATAGGTAAAGTACCTTTGTTGATGTTTTCTCTTAAGGTTTCTGTGGTTACCTTTTCTCCATGAACAACGGTTTCTAAGGTCATGCCTTTAAAAGGATTGCTTTTATTTACAATATGAATTTCGCCATACGGATCTTTAGATCCATTTCTATTGAGCCAATTAATAATTTCTTCTACAGAATATTGATCTTCTACAATTTCGAATTTTTTCTCTTCAAAAAAGGCTCTTGCAGCATCATAATAGTGTTCATTTCCTTGGTCAAAACCAGTAATAAAAACCAAAGGCTTTCTGGTAATCACTTCTTCTTGTGTTTTAAAATCTATCGAATTTTCTAAGGCTAAAGAAGCTACTTTATCCTCTTTACTAGTTGCTGTGTCCTTACAATTTACAAAAAGACTGGATGTTAAAATTAGGGCGGTTGCAAATACTGCTTTTCTAAGTGTGGTTTTCATAATATTCATGTTTTTATTGTTATACACTGTAAATGTAAAACTGAATTGAAGCAATATTTTGGCTGTTCTAGAATTCGTATTTCATGAATTAGAATTCGTGCATTTTTAGTGCAATTCCTATTTTAACGGATTGATTTCAGCATTTAAAAGTTTAGTTGCATTTATGACTTGATTCCAGCATTTAATACTAATTCTGCCTTGAAATTACTATACAATAAAATGAAAACAAATCTAAAACAGAAAAATCCGCTTTAAAACGGATTTTTAAAATCGATATTCGTAAAAAAAATTACGTTAAATTAGTCTTTTATACGATTGTTTGTGTAGTTGTTGTATTGTCTGCTAAACCACATGAATGTGAAGTGCTTCTACAAGAAGAAAGACAAATAATGCCTAGAATACAAACTAGTATAAATAATAATTTTTTCATGCTATTTTTATTTAAAATTTAATTTTATAAATTTTTGATGAAATCTCCTGAATTTCTCTTCTCATTGATAACGTTAAATTTTATCATTTTATTTTGAATGCGAGTAATTAAGTTTTTAGTGATAGGAGAACCATCATTCCATTCCGTAATTTTTAACCAGTCTTGAATGTCTTCTAATTGTTGCTTGTATCTCTTTGCCAATGTTTTATCAATAGCATCAATTTTTTTAAAGTCTTCTGTTTCACTATTTATAATCGCTAAAACTTTTTTTATTTCATCAGAATTATTTTCTAAAACTTCATTTCTAACAGCAATTACAAAACAAGGCCAAGGAGTTGGACAATCATCAATCCTTCTAAAAGTACCATTATCTACAAACGGTTTTGTTGTAAAATGTTCCCACATAAAATAGTCTGCCTCCCCATTTGTAAGTGCATCAATTCCTCCTTGCAAATTGCCAATGACTTTAAATTTTAATGCATCAATATCCCACCCTTGATTGTGTGCGTTTACGATTGCCATTAAATGAGAGCCCGAACCAAATCTACTAATTGCAATCGTGGCATCCTCTAAATCTTCAATTTTTTTGAAAGTAGATGATGCGTTTACATGGATTCCCCAAATTAGAGGAGTTTTTACATACGTTTGTACAATTTTAGACGGATTTCCATCAGCAATATCTTTAATAATTCCCTCTGTTAAAACAATCGCGATATCAACAGAACCATTTCTTAACGCTTTGCACATTTGTCCGGTGCCCCCATGATAATCTTGCCAACGAAGATTGATATCGTGTTTATGATACTCTTTATTTTTAAGGGTAATGTACCAAGGATAGTTAAAATGTTCTGGAACACCACCCACTTTAAGGTTCGTCATTTATTCAACTAATTTTTGCAATGTATATTCAATTAAATCTATAACAATTTTACCAGGGTTCTCACTAAAAGTACCATTTGCTCTATTCGCAATAATTGCATTCATAGAAACAGCATTGTGCCCCAATAATTTACACAAGCCATAAATTGCAGAAGTTTCCATCTCTAGATTCGTAATTTTATTTCCATTAAAATTAAAACTATCAATTTTATGATTTAAATTCGGATCTTGAATTGCTAACCTTAAAACCCTACCTTGAGGGCCATAAAAACCACCTGCAGTAGCGGTAATTCCTTGATATACTTTTTTTGATGCCATCTTATTTGCTAATGTATCACCATTAGAAATTACTATAGGATAACTTTTTTTAGAACTCCAATTGGTATGTTTTACAAAAGCAGCTTCAATTTCAGGATTAGAAATTTCATCTATTTGATAAGAATGAAGCAATCCATTTAAATCTAAACCATGAGAACTTAACAGAAAAGAATTAATAGGAATTTCTTTTTGGAGAGAGCCAGAGGTTCCGATTCGTATAATATTTAAGGAGGTATGATTTTTCTTGATTTCTCTAGTTTCTAAATTAATATTCACCAAAGCATCTAATTCATTTACAACAATGTCTATATTATCAGGACCAATACCCGTAGAAATTACCGTTAATCTTTTTCCTTTATAGTGGCCTGTAGCTGTTTTAAACTCTCTTTTTTGAGTTGTAAATTCAATAGAATCAAAATATTGTGTAATTTTATCCACACGATCTTGATCTCCTACAAAAATAATAGTCGAAGCAATATGCGCTGGTTTTATATTTAAATGATAAACACTTTCATCAGGATTTAATATTAATTCAGATTGTTTTATCGGCATTTATGAAGTAATTTGTAAAAGTTTTTTGGATTCGTTTTGGTATAAGAAACTATATTTTTTTGAGCCTCCTAGATAAGAAATATCATTTCTTATTTGTCCATAAAAATTAAGCTGATTTTCTAAAACTTCTTTTCCTTTTTGCGAAAGCTTTACCGGATTAAAGGAAGAAAAAAGTTTACCTAAATCATTGATGCTATGCTCATATTGAATATCACCAAAACCAAAAACGTTTTTTTGTTTTGTTAAAATAGAAATGAATTGTTTTTTTGAAGTAATTTTTTGATTATCTGCAGTTTTTAAAATAGTGTTTTCAATAGTATTCAGTCCGTTTTTGATAGATGGAAACCGTTGTAAGTGAGCCTCTATTGCCGATGCTAAATATTGAAAAGGTGACATCGGATTAAATTTATAAACCGTTTCTAAGCGCAAAGGAGAATCAGAACAATATAATTGCCAAATATAATCTGCATATGCAATGTCATCTTTTGTAAGCTCAATTCTATTTTTAAAATGACTTTGTATTTGTTTTTCATTCAGTTCAGATAAACCAAACATTTTTTTTGAATTTCCAACTTTTCCGCTGCAAACTAAAGAAATATGATATCCTTCTCGGTAGCGTTTTAGCCAACTAATTATGGCTAGCATGTTTATTTGACAAAACAAGTCATACTCAAACCACAAAACAATTTCTTTTGGATTCTTTTTCTTACAAAGGCTTCTATATTCTTTTAAAGTATAATCTATAAATTTTTGTTTACTAACTTTATAAGTAGTTTTAAAAAAATCGAACCTATTTCTCCAAAAATCTTCACT is a window of Polaribacter litorisediminis DNA encoding:
- a CDS encoding DUF1835 domain-containing protein — protein: MKSSILHITNGDSTTNYLKKLKFSGDFITWREMLCEGKTTSDVGSEDFWRNRFDFFKTTYKVSKQKFIDYTLKEYRSLCKKKNPKEIVLWFEYDLFCQINMLAIISWLKRYREGYHISLVCSGKVGNSKKMFGLSELNEKQIQSHFKNRIELTKDDIAYADYIWQLYCSDSPLRLETVYKFNPMSPFQYLASAIEAHLQRFPSIKNGLNTIENTILKTADNQKITSKKQFISILTKQKNVFGFGDIQYEHSINDLGKLFSSFNPVKLSQKGKEVLENQLNFYGQIRNDISYLGGSKKYSFLYQNESKKLLQITS
- a CDS encoding metallophosphoesterase — translated: MQRRKFIKKALIATFGLGFIGGTYSWQIEPFWLEFVHKKMPIKNLPENLIGKTLLQISDIHIGNRFNYQYIIDSFVKAKAYNPDFVVYTGDFVDHGDKAQAAKLAEVFKHAVKGKLGTAGVLGNHDYGHNWSEQNVANTITAILENAGIKILGNEQYNFNGLHIIGLDDFWGLNFNPKKIMNKHNAKNANVVLCHNPDVCDLDVWNNYEGWILAGHTHGGQVKPPFLNPPILPVKNKEYIAGEITLKEGRTLYINRALGNLHQIRFNVRPEITVFKLEKIT
- a CDS encoding substrate-binding domain-containing protein yields the protein MTNLKVGGVPEHFNYPWYITLKNKEYHKHDINLRWQDYHGGTGQMCKALRNGSVDIAIVLTEGIIKDIADGNPSKIVQTYVKTPLIWGIHVNASSTFKKIEDLEDATIAISRFGSGSHLMAIVNAHNQGWDIDALKFKVIGNLQGGIDALTNGEADYFMWEHFTTKPFVDNGTFRRIDDCPTPWPCFVIAVRNEVLENNSDEIKKVLAIINSETEDFKKIDAIDKTLAKRYKQQLEDIQDWLKITEWNDGSPITKNLITRIQNKMIKFNVINEKRNSGDFIKNL
- a CDS encoding nucleoside phosphorylase, which translates into the protein MPIKQSELILNPDESVYHLNIKPAHIASTIIFVGDQDRVDKITQYFDSIEFTTQKREFKTATGHYKGKRLTVISTGIGPDNIDIVVNELDALVNINLETREIKKNHTSLNIIRIGTSGSLQKEIPINSFLLSSHGLDLNGLLHSYQIDEISNPEIEAAFVKHTNWSSKKSYPIVISNGDTLANKMASKKVYQGITATAGGFYGPQGRVLRLAIQDPNLNHKIDSFNFNGNKITNLEMETSAIYGLCKLLGHNAVSMNAIIANRANGTFSENPGKIVIDLIEYTLQKLVE
- a CDS encoding sensor histidine kinase, producing the protein MSLNTKINYFFILLFSAQIYAQQTSIKNISTDDGLPTNIIYDLTQDEIGYLWMATHAGLVKFDGNDFSQINKLKTNSIFIKNKIIYAGLENGLFIKNKSKEQIFESKKVLKIFSNHINIFVGTTEGIYLLKENSLQPIKINSILDFSIINDLIFYENSFYIASNNGLWKLDDLLKPKNIYKVLEENIISLEKFEDRMIAASLQNGLYIIDGKSVVQKITTLENITAVKKLKNEIWVTSKSDGIEVFVLPSFSFKQKINKYNSLNTNSIANVFKDNLNTTWIATNKGLSKIITTNQFTSFEKKPTIHFEHLAVNHQYKDSLLFNKKIKFLNSDNNIAITFKSVNLLKPKKIQYRYQLVNGFSPWSKNNTVQFPNLTSGRYQFQVQSKIEDKKSNMKSLSFTVEAPFYQKAWFIFTCIISLLLIGYLSLDYYLRKIHKNHQEKLNKLKVKNRVLSLEQKALQLQMNPHFIFNVLNGIKALGNSGKTEELNTTISKFSVLLRGILNNSRKEEITLQEEIKLLKNYIELEQRMSSKSFTYDIETNLNNIDADEILIPTMLLQPFIENCIQHAFQKNTLGKIIIKFEVKHHFLNFLILDNGIGIRESKKRKENSNHISVALKVFKERIENITTKNSFSIDEIIEDSVIKGTKIWFKIPLKTDY